A window from Nitrospinota bacterium encodes these proteins:
- a CDS encoding CDP-alcohol phosphatidyltransferase family protein, which yields MNEHTPKVETDSKILTALLLLPSNSVFYWRNLVQIPFLLRNALTLQRAGIEKLIIWMQDPAQSEGKRKFEQDPRLTLEVKWIDNGIGLQGTRFMVLDGSTLLGKSELAGAMKSANSNQKDFSDFPFFPDSLQQLLESNEDNLIEVIRCDNSARIDNENDLIAAEERLLKSVGLNNDSLMDRLLTRFISRQLTRLFLLTGLTPNQITFLSLIIGLCAAWNFFQGTYNSNLTGAILLLVSAWVDCTDGEIARLKFMETEAGARFDIFCDNIVHFFVFFSIGMGLFFQTGDPQFKLFGGLAVCGSLFSFIILGGVIVKKKQEDEQDETPSLSDQLANRDFTYFLFILACMGRLDIFIILTAIGSNLFAIYLIFQKWGPSLKK from the coding sequence ATGAACGAACATACACCTAAAGTTGAAACAGACTCCAAGATTTTAACAGCGCTACTATTGCTGCCATCAAACTCCGTCTTTTATTGGCGCAACCTGGTACAAATTCCTTTTCTTCTAAGAAACGCGCTTACTTTGCAAAGAGCGGGCATAGAAAAGCTGATAATCTGGATGCAAGACCCCGCTCAAAGCGAAGGAAAAAGAAAGTTCGAACAAGACCCACGTTTAACCCTGGAAGTAAAATGGATCGACAACGGCATCGGACTTCAGGGTACGCGCTTCATGGTTCTGGACGGTTCCACACTGCTGGGAAAATCAGAACTGGCCGGTGCCATGAAGTCAGCCAATTCAAACCAGAAAGACTTTTCCGACTTTCCTTTCTTCCCAGATAGTCTTCAACAACTGTTGGAGTCAAACGAAGATAACTTGATAGAAGTCATCCGCTGTGACAATTCTGCCCGCATAGATAATGAAAATGATTTGATCGCAGCCGAAGAGCGACTGTTAAAATCTGTAGGACTGAACAATGACAGTCTGATGGATCGGTTGTTGACACGATTCATTTCCAGGCAATTAACCCGTTTATTCTTATTAACGGGATTGACACCTAACCAGATTACTTTCCTGAGTCTAATAATAGGACTTTGCGCAGCATGGAATTTTTTTCAAGGAACCTATAATTCAAACCTGACTGGCGCTATCCTGCTTTTGGTATCTGCCTGGGTGGATTGTACTGATGGAGAAATTGCACGCTTGAAGTTCATGGAAACCGAAGCAGGAGCACGTTTCGATATTTTCTGTGACAACATAGTTCATTTTTTTGTGTTCTTTTCTATAGGAATGGGATTATTTTTTCAGACTGGAGACCCACAATTTAAACTGTTTGGAGGGTTGGCGGTGTGTGGAAGCCTGTTTTCGTTTATCATTCTGGGCGGAGTTATAGTGAAAAAGAAACAGGAGGATGAGCAAGACGAAACACCTAGCCTGTCCGACCAGCTCGCTAACAGGGACTTCACATATTTTCTTTTTATCCTGGCATGTATGGGCAGGCTGGACATCTTCATCATTCTCACCGCGATTGGGTCCAACCTGTTCGCTATTTATCTGATATTTCAGAAATGGGGCCCGTCTCTAAAGAAGTGA
- a CDS encoding energy transducer TonB, translating to MPKPWQKKSLLHRTRLSGFILISLGIHITTVIAHMTLPATKEKPKGPPPIRVKYVETKKPESAIEGTIIDAPKPPKTSEKPKSKELLAKYDSRAHSNKTRKTSKKYQRKKTVVPKSKGTVGETGKPSVNKKKTVRKPQKRATIKPRKKLLPESDIGKFKSITRKKYELPQPAPAPKSGTRSSMALLDGFDPEPFASLNTEDLENLDDDQPVSLDTKEVKYASYFARIKHQIERVWMYPVEAAERGISGDLTLTFRISRDGNLLGVRLIDRSGYEILDVAALKAVKEAAPFYPFPSTIQREKLSIQANFVYTPQFEPIAP from the coding sequence ATGCCGAAACCGTGGCAGAAAAAAAGTTTATTGCACCGGACCCGATTATCAGGGTTCATCCTTATATCGCTTGGTATTCATATAACAACTGTGATTGCCCACATGACTCTTCCTGCCACTAAAGAAAAACCTAAAGGGCCTCCTCCAATTCGGGTAAAATATGTTGAAACAAAAAAGCCTGAATCTGCAATAGAGGGGACAATCATTGATGCACCGAAACCACCAAAAACATCTGAAAAACCCAAAAGCAAAGAATTGCTGGCCAAGTATGACAGCCGCGCCCATTCTAACAAAACCAGGAAAACATCAAAGAAATATCAGCGAAAAAAAACTGTCGTGCCAAAATCTAAAGGAACGGTAGGTGAAACAGGTAAGCCATCTGTTAATAAAAAGAAAACTGTCCGCAAACCACAAAAACGGGCCACTATCAAACCACGAAAAAAACTTTTGCCTGAGTCAGACATAGGAAAATTTAAATCTATCACCAGGAAAAAATACGAACTCCCACAGCCTGCCCCTGCTCCCAAGTCTGGAACCAGAAGTTCCATGGCTCTTCTTGACGGGTTTGATCCTGAGCCCTTCGCATCACTGAACACAGAGGACCTGGAAAACCTGGACGATGACCAACCGGTTTCCCTTGATACCAAGGAAGTAAAATATGCTTCATATTTTGCCAGGATCAAACATCAGATAGAAAGAGTCTGGATGTATCCTGTTGAAGCAGCAGAAAGAGGCATCAGTGGTGATCTTACTTTGACTTTCAGGATTTCCAGGGACGGGAATCTACTTGGGGTGCGACTGATAGACAGGTCAGGGTATGAAATTCTTGATGTCGCTGCGCTCAAAGCCGTGAAGGAAGCGGCTCCCTTTTACCCATTTCCATCAACAATTCAAAGGGAGAAGTTATCCATCCAGGCCAATTTTGTTTACACCCCTCAGTTTGAACCCATTGCTCCATAA
- a CDS encoding AAA family ATPase, which translates to MGDQTHIIELIDQVLNETQDRPQLQEKILDLRDALFQAQQSAQQYALKIKTLEEAIEKLKSPAHRIGTILGQGENGLVRLVSGGTEYQAAAVPELIENEGLKTGDQVALNEGFVAIARLPFPTQGPLAKISGKLAGGQWLVQAATGNTETIVLAREGLDKDSLKEGEEVFLDSNQRVILDKLPKRESRTLVEDDFDQVEWSQVGGQEKVKEEVRKVLEYPLLHQEILSQMEYQVPKGFLFYGPPGCGKTLIGKAILSEVIRKLSEKEDSELEGRFIHVKGPEILNMWLGESERKIREIFKKARDYKEKGQIPFIFIDEAESILGTRQAWRGSNISNTVVPMFCAEMDGIQSLRETVVILATNRPDLIDPAIIRPGRIDRKIKVSRPDREESKAILRVYLKEGLPREHEDFDAMAEPFLDRLFERNSEQEVLVLTLRSGSNRKMYWNDFISGAIIEGIMKRAKERAIERAIQGETLCLTVEDLLVSLETEFEEGGLLPAESNLEDWLQLLDMDAKNVVRVRRPNESDKATENTMRRSII; encoded by the coding sequence ATGGGAGACCAGACCCATATCATAGAATTGATTGACCAGGTTTTAAATGAGACTCAAGATCGACCTCAATTGCAGGAAAAGATTCTTGATCTCAGGGACGCACTGTTTCAGGCCCAGCAGTCTGCACAGCAGTATGCATTAAAGATCAAAACCCTGGAAGAAGCTATTGAAAAGCTTAAATCTCCGGCACACCGTATTGGTACGATCCTGGGTCAGGGGGAAAATGGCCTGGTGCGCCTGGTATCAGGGGGGACGGAATATCAGGCTGCAGCCGTCCCGGAACTGATAGAAAATGAGGGATTGAAAACAGGCGATCAGGTTGCACTGAATGAAGGATTTGTTGCTATAGCTAGGCTGCCTTTTCCCACTCAGGGGCCTTTGGCAAAAATATCCGGAAAATTGGCAGGTGGGCAATGGTTGGTGCAGGCAGCAACCGGAAACACTGAAACGATTGTTCTGGCCAGGGAGGGACTGGATAAAGACTCTTTGAAAGAAGGAGAAGAAGTTTTTCTTGATAGCAATCAAAGAGTTATTTTGGACAAACTTCCGAAACGGGAGTCCCGCACCCTTGTAGAAGACGACTTTGATCAGGTTGAATGGTCTCAGGTAGGTGGGCAGGAAAAAGTTAAAGAAGAGGTGAGAAAGGTTCTCGAATATCCCCTCCTGCACCAGGAAATTCTGAGCCAGATGGAATACCAGGTGCCAAAAGGGTTTTTATTCTATGGCCCTCCGGGTTGTGGCAAGACTCTTATAGGAAAAGCTATTCTCTCAGAAGTGATCCGCAAACTTTCAGAAAAAGAAGACTCGGAACTTGAAGGCCGGTTTATTCATGTTAAGGGACCGGAAATACTGAATATGTGGCTGGGAGAATCGGAACGAAAAATAAGGGAGATATTCAAGAAAGCGCGTGACTATAAAGAGAAAGGACAAATTCCTTTCATTTTTATTGATGAGGCGGAATCTATCCTGGGAACTCGGCAAGCCTGGCGCGGGTCAAACATTAGTAATACTGTGGTGCCGATGTTTTGTGCCGAGATGGATGGTATTCAGTCCCTTCGTGAAACAGTTGTGATTCTGGCAACAAACAGGCCCGACCTGATTGACCCCGCTATCATCCGGCCCGGTAGAATTGATAGAAAGATAAAGGTGTCACGTCCTGACAGGGAAGAGAGCAAAGCTATTTTGCGCGTGTATTTGAAAGAGGGTCTTCCTCGAGAGCATGAGGACTTTGATGCAATGGCAGAGCCTTTTCTGGATCGACTTTTTGAAAGAAACTCAGAACAGGAAGTATTAGTCCTGACCTTGCGAAGTGGAAGCAACCGGAAAATGTATTGGAACGATTTTATTTCCGGCGCCATCATTGAGGGAATAATGAAACGTGCAAAAGAAAGGGCTATTGAAAGGGCGATTCAAGGTGAAACGTTATGCCTTACCGTGGAAGATCTATTGGTTTCTCTGGAGACAGAATTTGAGGAAGGCGGACTACTACCGGCAGAATCCAACTTGGAAGACTGGCTCCAGCTTTTAGATATGGATGCGAAAAATGTTGTCAGGGTGAGACGACCCAACGAATCTGACAAGGCTACTGAAAACACGATGCGCAGGTCTATCATATGA
- a CDS encoding proteasome accessory factor PafA2 family protein, with protein sequence SVLSLVAHDVAGERIIAECVDIRNRELGGKPLQVFKNNTDYSSHSYGTHDNYLIPRDTPFEDVVAGLAPFLVTRQLYAGAGKVGSESDKSFQGLQLTQRSDFIETLLSIETMTNRPIINTRDEPHAVSSKFRRLHLILGDANMSAYATALKVGCTALVLNLIANGKKFPDLQLEDPVADVLKVSLNKTGGLKRKPHGTISALEVQEAYLEEADKSLAGKNKEWDWILKEWKRTLSEFKHSPEKLSDRLDWAIKEKLFSEFMQEENLTWDDPMLQSLDLEYHNLDPERGLYRGLEQEGEVYSLLSEEEIGHAVVSPPLGTRAQIRGQAVTQGVENIKRIHWTGVEFINGEVLDLTGIISTEEVEEVLNSRKQLV encoded by the coding sequence GTCAGTGTTGTCGCTGGTAGCGCATGATGTGGCGGGAGAGCGGATCATTGCCGAATGTGTGGACATTCGTAACCGTGAGCTGGGAGGAAAGCCGCTTCAGGTATTTAAAAATAATACAGATTACAGTAGCCACAGCTATGGAACGCATGATAACTATCTCATCCCCAGGGACACTCCATTTGAGGATGTGGTGGCCGGGCTGGCTCCATTTCTGGTGACTCGCCAGTTATATGCCGGGGCAGGTAAAGTTGGGTCAGAGAGTGACAAAAGCTTTCAGGGGTTGCAGTTGACACAACGGTCAGATTTTATTGAAACGCTTTTAAGCATTGAGACCATGACGAACCGTCCTATTATCAATACACGGGACGAACCGCATGCGGTGAGTAGCAAATTTCGTCGTTTGCATTTGATTCTTGGTGATGCCAATATGTCAGCTTATGCCACAGCCCTCAAAGTAGGGTGCACAGCATTGGTTCTGAACCTGATAGCAAACGGAAAAAAATTTCCTGACCTGCAATTAGAGGATCCGGTGGCTGATGTGTTGAAAGTCTCCCTGAATAAAACAGGGGGGTTAAAACGAAAGCCGCATGGCACTATCAGTGCCCTTGAGGTTCAGGAAGCTTATCTTGAGGAGGCTGATAAATCCCTGGCGGGAAAAAATAAGGAATGGGACTGGATTCTAAAAGAGTGGAAAAGGACGTTAAGTGAATTCAAGCACAGCCCGGAAAAGTTATCTGATCGTCTGGACTGGGCGATCAAGGAAAAGTTATTTAGCGAATTCATGCAGGAGGAAAATTTAACCTGGGATGACCCCATGCTGCAAAGCCTGGACCTGGAATACCATAATCTGGATCCTGAACGAGGATTGTATCGTGGCTTGGAGCAGGAGGGCGAAGTTTATTCCCTGTTAAGTGAAGAAGAGATTGGTCATGCCGTTGTGTCGCCTCCTTTAGGAACCCGGGCCCAGATAAGAGGGCAAGCTGTAACTCAAGGTGTTGAGAATATAAAACGTATTCATTGGACTGGGGTTGAATTTATAAACGGAGAGGTTCTGGACCTGACAGGGATTATAAGTACCGAAGAGGTTGAAGAGGTTCTTAACTCCAGGAAGCAACTGGTTTAA
- a CDS encoding proteasome subunit alpha, whose protein sequence is MFEEPYRWMEAVSTRHNYVQEKLKMGQPVLSVPYDGGVLVMGFAPQPGKIFEVYDRIALGGVGHPADVERLRMSLLDMAHLEGFNRSAEDVTLARLLQFGIAPALKQNFEEIQRAPYIIRLLLVELDNEGQPNFFRVNYDGHWETFKNGTVISGDEKVMDEVQKKIEDTPFKTFTLDKALEETCRLWDESRKESEEDDKSIPRTLKEALGQWYLEAAVLSVKVERRAIYRALTSEEIDKLKSSVG, encoded by the coding sequence ATGTTTGAAGAGCCGTATCGCTGGATGGAGGCGGTTTCCACCCGCCATAATTATGTTCAGGAAAAGCTGAAAATGGGTCAACCGGTTTTGTCGGTTCCCTACGATGGCGGTGTGCTCGTTATGGGGTTTGCTCCGCAACCCGGTAAGATCTTCGAAGTCTATGACCGTATTGCACTTGGTGGTGTCGGCCACCCTGCGGATGTGGAACGGTTGAGAATGTCGCTTTTGGATATGGCGCATCTGGAAGGTTTTAACCGTTCAGCTGAGGATGTAACTTTGGCAAGGCTCCTGCAGTTTGGAATTGCACCCGCTCTCAAACAGAACTTTGAAGAAATACAACGTGCCCCTTATATCATACGTCTGCTTCTTGTCGAGCTCGACAACGAAGGCCAGCCCAACTTTTTCAGGGTGAATTATGACGGACATTGGGAGACGTTTAAAAACGGCACTGTCATTTCTGGTGATGAGAAAGTCATGGATGAGGTGCAGAAAAAAATTGAAGACACACCCTTCAAAACGTTTACCCTTGATAAGGCGTTAGAAGAAACCTGTCGGCTCTGGGATGAAAGTAGAAAAGAGTCTGAGGAGGATGATAAAAGTATCCCCAGGACATTGAAAGAAGCTTTAGGGCAATGGTATCTTGAGGCTGCTGTATTATCGGTAAAAGTGGAGCGTAGGGCCATATACAGGGCGCTCACAAGTGAAGAGATTGACAAGCTTAAATCATCGGTTGGTTAA
- a CDS encoding ubiquitin-like protein UBact, with protein sequence MEMNDPLRREEKKESSPDRDDSGPSRPEPSRPGKDSLLKRMKKVDPKQSEKYKQRTGQ encoded by the coding sequence ATGGAAATGAACGATCCCTTAAGAAGGGAAGAAAAAAAAGAAAGTAGCCCGGATCGAGATGATTCAGGTCCATCAAGACCCGAACCTTCAAGGCCAGGGAAAGATAGCCTTCTGAAACGAATGAAAAAGGTGGATCCTAAACAATCTGAGAAGTACAAACAGAGAACAGGTCAATGA
- a CDS encoding proteasome subunit alpha, with protein MNFQSDSHTSPGDFFELLEKSGYRWNARIDPSQHQKNIKVTHGTTVLAFHFKDGVIVAGDRRATAGNSIMYERCDKVIPIDDYTLMAIAGVPATAFEMARVLTHNFEYYRRSQLQTMSVEGKIRALSKLLKENVGMAAQGLGVVSPIFATFDIKTKKASIHFYDMLGADFKISTHTATGSGSPTIRGILEYEDLWGEKPLAERSENDAVTLSIRLLQTAAQFDSATGKARPEDEIFPTVALITGEGYRYLNDKEMADICQASLKRG; from the coding sequence ATGAACTTTCAGTCAGACTCTCATACTTCACCGGGAGATTTTTTCGAGTTGCTGGAAAAATCCGGTTATCGCTGGAATGCCAGAATTGATCCGTCCCAGCATCAAAAGAATATAAAAGTAACTCATGGCACAACGGTTTTAGCGTTCCACTTTAAAGATGGTGTGATTGTGGCTGGTGATCGCCGCGCAACAGCGGGCAACAGTATCATGTATGAGCGTTGTGACAAGGTTATCCCCATTGATGATTATACGCTCATGGCGATAGCCGGGGTTCCTGCGACAGCCTTTGAGATGGCACGGGTTCTCACTCATAACTTTGAGTACTACCGACGCTCCCAGTTGCAAACCATGAGTGTTGAAGGGAAAATCCGTGCCCTGTCTAAACTGCTGAAAGAGAATGTGGGAATGGCGGCTCAGGGACTGGGTGTGGTAAGCCCAATATTTGCTACGTTCGATATAAAAACTAAAAAGGCGAGCATACACTTTTATGACATGCTGGGAGCTGATTTTAAAATCAGCACTCATACTGCAACCGGTTCTGGTTCACCAACGATTCGCGGAATTCTGGAATATGAAGACCTCTGGGGAGAAAAACCTCTGGCGGAAAGATCAGAAAACGATGCGGTCACCCTGTCAATCAGGTTATTGCAGACCGCTGCACAGTTCGATTCTGCAACAGGTAAAGCCCGACCGGAAGATGAGATTTTCCCCACCGTGGCATTGATCACTGGCGAAGGCTACCGGTATTTGAACGATAAGGAAATGGCAGATATATGTCAGGCATCCCTGAAGCGGGGTTGA
- a CDS encoding proteasome accessory factor PafA2 family protein: MKKRIFGIETEYGLLIKNDSEFPLDSMEVANKIKNHVFSKKQGVLDLHYRANDEPPGNGGFLLNGGRLYLDMGHLEYASPECSNLVDLVAYDRAGDTMIQEALEELGWEDHVSFIKNNVDLETSATFGCHENYLVGRGFPFDERDNLKLLSSFLTTRQIFCGAGRIGSCDPHPFRDWDGVTPYESQGDEEVNFQLSQRADHIPNEFYRWVQYNRAIVNTRDEPLSDPSKYRRIHLLVGDSTMSEFATAMKMGTTTLMLEIMQLGVAKREWILADSVFAMRSISRDPDFKWHVKLASGKSSTALELQWDVLNTCKEHLAGESRETDWILEGWESVLTDLPKGPEAVIGRVDWASKYWMLNEFRNEEDLEWQDPWLKSLDLEFHNLNKKSGLFWGLEANGDGYRKTTDEAVEFSKSNPPRGTRAHGRGELVKRLINQHSHMSYLIDWIGFRLSKTDEPFLMLDPFISYKEEVIKHLEQFESQPYEENEMNQDLKSQNKSGKKPYE, translated from the coding sequence ATGAAAAAACGCATCTTCGGAATTGAAACAGAATATGGGCTTCTGATCAAAAATGATTCTGAGTTTCCTCTTGACTCCATGGAGGTGGCCAACAAGATCAAGAATCATGTCTTCTCAAAGAAACAGGGAGTGTTGGACCTGCACTACAGGGCCAACGATGAACCTCCGGGTAATGGCGGGTTCCTGCTGAATGGCGGGCGCCTTTACCTTGACATGGGGCATTTGGAATACGCTTCGCCAGAATGTTCTAATCTTGTCGATCTGGTTGCATATGACCGTGCTGGAGACACAATGATTCAGGAAGCTTTGGAAGAGTTGGGTTGGGAAGACCATGTTTCATTCATCAAGAACAATGTGGATCTTGAAACCAGCGCAACGTTCGGGTGTCACGAAAATTATCTTGTAGGCAGGGGATTCCCATTTGATGAACGGGACAATCTGAAACTCCTTTCTTCTTTTTTAACAACACGTCAGATTTTTTGTGGCGCAGGACGTATTGGTTCCTGTGACCCTCATCCTTTCAGAGATTGGGATGGGGTGACTCCTTATGAAAGCCAGGGTGATGAGGAAGTAAATTTTCAGCTTTCTCAAAGGGCCGATCATATCCCTAATGAGTTTTATCGATGGGTGCAGTACAACAGGGCTATTGTCAACACCCGTGATGAGCCATTGTCAGACCCGAGCAAATACCGGCGAATTCATCTTCTGGTCGGCGACTCCACAATGAGCGAGTTTGCGACAGCCATGAAAATGGGCACCACAACCCTTATGCTGGAGATTATGCAGCTGGGCGTTGCAAAGCGTGAATGGATTCTAGCCGATTCTGTTTTTGCCATGCGTTCCATTTCCCGTGACCCTGACTTTAAATGGCATGTAAAACTGGCTTCCGGTAAATCTTCCACAGCATTGGAATTGCAATGGGATGTTCTTAATACCTGCAAAGAACATTTAGCGGGCGAGAGCCGGGAAACAGACTGGATTCTAGAAGGTTGGGAATCTGTCTTGACGGATTTGCCAAAAGGACCGGAAGCCGTTATTGGCCGGGTAGACTGGGCCAGCAAGTACTGGATGCTTAACGAATTCAGAAATGAAGAAGATCTTGAATGGCAAGATCCCTGGCTTAAAAGTCTGGATCTGGAATTCCATAACTTGAATAAAAAATCCGGACTGTTCTGGGGCTTGGAAGCTAATGGCGATGGTTATCGCAAAACCACTGATGAAGCGGTTGAGTTTTCAAAGAGTAACCCTCCGAGAGGAACCCGTGCACATGGGCGGGGAGAACTTGTCAAAAGGCTCATTAATCAACATTCCCACATGAGTTATCTCATTGACTGGATTGGGTTCCGCCTCAGCAAAACAGATGAACCGTTCCTGATGCTCGATCCTTTTATTTCCTATAAAGAGGAAGTCATAAAACATCTTGAGCAATTTGAATCTCAACCGTATGAAGAAAATGAAATGAATCAGGATTTGAAAAGTCAGAACAAAAGTGGAAAAAAACCTTATGAGTGA
- a CDS encoding histidine triad nucleotide-binding protein codes for MSDCLFCKISEGAIPSEKVYESNTLFAINDINPQAPTHILIIPRTHQATLLDVEEKDHTLMGSVISVANKLAVERGLDKSGYRLVVNCGAGGGQSVFHIHFHLLGGRALGWPPG; via the coding sequence ATGAGTGATTGCCTGTTTTGTAAAATCAGCGAAGGAGCGATCCCTTCAGAGAAGGTATACGAATCAAATACATTATTTGCGATAAATGATATCAATCCTCAAGCCCCCACGCATATTCTGATCATTCCCCGTACCCATCAAGCTACTTTGCTGGATGTTGAGGAAAAAGATCATACGTTGATGGGATCGGTAATCAGTGTGGCGAACAAACTGGCTGTAGAGAGGGGGCTTGATAAATCGGGATATCGTTTGGTGGTCAATTGTGGTGCGGGGGGTGGACAGTCTGTGTTCCATATTCACTTCCATCTCTTGGGCGGACGTGCCTTGGGCTGGCCACCGGGTTAG
- a CDS encoding quinolinate synthase: MITSEQLYEKLKDINVGSPLCQFTRENCELLLPTIERIEQLKREKNAIVLVHNYVAPQIFYSVADFTGDSYGLSKKAKESNADIIVFAAVRFMAETAKILSPDKTVLDPNPNGGCSL, encoded by the coding sequence ATGATTACCTCAGAACAATTATACGAAAAGCTCAAAGATATTAATGTGGGCAGTCCTCTTTGTCAGTTCACGCGGGAAAATTGCGAACTGTTATTACCCACCATTGAGCGGATTGAACAACTCAAACGCGAAAAAAACGCAATTGTTCTTGTCCATAATTACGTTGCCCCACAAATATTCTATAGTGTTGCAGATTTTACCGGCGACTCTTATGGTTTATCAAAAAAAGCCAAAGAATCCAACGCGGATATCATTGTCTTTGCAGCGGTTCGTTTTATGGCAGAAACCGCGAAGATTCTCAGTCCAGACAAAACGGTGCTCGACCCAAACCCAAATGGGGGTTGTTCCCTT
- a CDS encoding quinolinate synthase NadA, with translation KAKESNADIIVFAAVRFMAETAKILSPDKTVLDPNPNGGCSLADGITAEDVIRLRKEFPGYTFVCYINTTAEVKARCDVCVTSSNVNSIIEQIPNDKIFFLPDRLMGENVIDHLKSKGIKKDIQLWDGTCYVHEEYTPESIDQVRKNFEGVEILVHPECEPSVVDKADFVGSTSQMLNRVRESDSDTFFLVTECGLTGILQSEFPDKTFSGSCTLCKYMKSNSLEDILRVLENPDPENTITLAPEVQASALKCVERMFDFSQ, from the coding sequence AAAAGCCAAAGAATCCAACGCGGATATCATTGTCTTTGCAGCGGTTCGTTTTATGGCAGAAACCGCGAAGATTCTCAGTCCAGACAAAACGGTGCTCGACCCAAACCCAAATGGGGGTTGTTCCCTTGCCGATGGGATAACCGCTGAAGATGTTATCCGTCTCCGTAAAGAGTTTCCCGGTTACACTTTCGTTTGTTACATAAATACCACTGCTGAAGTTAAAGCCCGGTGCGACGTTTGCGTTACCTCTTCAAATGTGAATTCCATCATTGAACAAATTCCAAATGACAAGATTTTTTTCCTGCCGGACCGGCTCATGGGAGAGAATGTTATTGATCACCTGAAGTCAAAAGGCATTAAGAAAGATATACAACTATGGGATGGTACCTGTTATGTTCATGAGGAATATACACCGGAAAGCATAGATCAGGTGCGGAAGAATTTTGAGGGTGTGGAAATTCTCGTGCACCCTGAATGCGAACCTTCTGTCGTTGATAAAGCCGATTTTGTGGGCAGCACCAGCCAAATGCTTAACCGTGTCCGGGAGTCCGACAGCGATACTTTTTTTCTGGTAACAGAATGCGGATTAACCGGCATTTTACAATCCGAGTTTCCAGACAAAACTTTCTCCGGAAGTTGCACACTTTGCAAATACATGAAATCCAACTCTCTCGAAGATATTTTAAGAGTTCTTGAGAACCCCGACCCTGAAAACACCATCACCCTTGCCCCTGAAGTTCAGGCCAGCGCCCTGAAATGTGTTGAGCGCATGTTTGACTTTTCACAGTGA
- a CDS encoding cyclic nucleotide-binding domain-containing protein — protein METFKDIEALKKAPVCQFFQDAELASTHDAGKKVSLKKNEVLFPEQSVQETMYIILSGSLEVYKKQKQIAIREAGDFIGEMALVESKPRAASVRARSNAELLKIRKETFFEYFATNPKVIWEILKVISSRNREDLDIIVANYQEIKKSREKYRKVVDASSDIIIQTDPKGKIVFANKAVSFLGYDVFDLIG, from the coding sequence ATGGAAACTTTTAAAGATATAGAGGCTTTAAAAAAAGCTCCTGTGTGCCAGTTTTTTCAGGATGCAGAATTAGCAAGCACTCATGATGCAGGAAAAAAGGTAAGCCTGAAAAAAAATGAGGTTCTTTTTCCAGAACAGTCCGTTCAGGAGACCATGTACATCATTCTTTCCGGCAGTTTGGAAGTGTACAAAAAACAAAAGCAGATAGCGATTCGGGAAGCCGGAGACTTTATAGGTGAAATGGCATTAGTGGAATCCAAGCCACGTGCTGCCAGCGTCCGTGCACGTTCCAATGCAGAACTTCTGAAAATCAGAAAAGAAACCTTCTTTGAATATTTTGCGACAAACCCTAAAGTAATTTGGGAAATTTTAAAAGTTATCTCATCCAGAAACCGGGAAGACCTGGATATCATCGTTGCGAACTATCAGGAAATCAAAAAGAGCCGGGAAAAATATCGCAAGGTGGTTGATGCCTCTTCAGATATAATTATCCAGACCGACCCTAAAGGTAAAATTGTGTTTGCGAATAAAGCAGTCAGTTTTCTGGGTTATGATGTATTTGACCTGATCGGTTAG